From Harpia harpyja isolate bHarHar1 chromosome 19, bHarHar1 primary haplotype, whole genome shotgun sequence, one genomic window encodes:
- the NUAK2 gene encoding NUAK family SNF1-like kinase 2: MERAVGPGPGPGPSPGPGPSPALAASLAEGLIKSPRPLMKKQAVKRHHHKHNLKHRYEFLETLGKGTYGKVKKARERSGKLVAIKSIRKDKIKDEQDLVHIRREIEIMSSLNHPHIIAVHEVFENSSKIVIVMEYASKGDLYDYISERQRLTEQEARHFFRQVVSAVYYCHKNGIVHRDLKLENILLDTNGNIKIADFGLSNVYQQDKLLQTYCGSPLYASPEIINGRPYKGPEVDSWSLGVLLYILVHGTMPFDGHDYKTLVKQITNGDYREPTKLSDACGLIRWMLMVNPERRATIEDIATHWWVNWGYKVPIGEQELLRESESPLATVAEWLRRSSRPLLENSSKVRCFLKQHIPGVALERQRSLKKSKKENDVSHALQEVALAPENPSKSILKRPKGILKKRNSCEQKVPSPGPSSAVPVGEARGEDGEVAAAGLPRILSSGMLPCNTGVGAVPTAAPKKGILKKPSTRESGYYSSLECCESGDVLDAGSLDLDGSVFADNPSPEQGPQGLPARRKGILKHNGKYSSSSTEPESPSGQGFGGFGEVPLPQAPRARPSSAVSEDSILSTESFDQLDLPTRVPHGSGGMRGCISADSLLRLEEEEEIEEGRRLRRWTVTHCRSPLQESSLSLAGCDNVTEVYRRAVAISMKLS; this comes from the exons ATGGAGCGGGCggtgggaccgggaccgggaccgggaccgagcCCGGGACCGGGACCGAGCCCAGCGCTGGCCGCCTCGCTGGCCGAGGGGCTCATTAAATCCCCGCGGCCGTTGATGAAGAAGCAGGCGGTGAAGCGGCACCACCATAAACACAACCTCAAGCACCGCTACGAGTTCCTGGAGACGCTAGGGAAGGGCACCTACGGGAAGGTGAAGAAAGCCCGGGAGCGCTCCGGTAAACTG GTGGCTATCAAGTCAATCCGGAAAGACAAAATCAAGGATGAACAGGACCTTGTCCATATCCGGAGAGAGATTGAGATCATGTCCTCCCTCAACCACCCCCACATCATTGCTGTCCACGAAG TGTTTGAGAACAGCAGCAAGATCGTCATCGTGATGGAGTACGCCAGCAAGGGGGACCTGTACGACTACATCAGCGAGCGGCAGCGGCTGACGGAGCAGGAGGCACGCCACTTTTTCCGGCAGGTCGTGTCGGCCGTCTACTACTGCCACAAG AACGGGATCGTTCACAGGGACCTGAAGCTGGAGAACATCCTTCTCGATACAAACGGGAACATCAAG ATTGCAGACTTTGGCCTGTCCAACGTCTACCAGCAGGACAAACTTCTGCAGACTTACTGCGGCAGCCCTCTCTACGCATCCCCCGAAATCATCAACGGGAGGCCGTACAAGGGCCCGGAG GTGGACAGCTGGTCCCTGGGCGTTCTGCTCTACATCCTGGTCCATGGCACGATGCCGTTCGATGGCCATGACTACAAGACTCTGGTCAAGCAGATCACGAACGGGGACTACCGGGAGCCCACAAAGCTGTCGG ATGCCTGCGGGCTGATCCGGTGGATGCTGATGGTGAACCCGGAGCGCCGTGCCACCATCGAGGACATCGCCACGCATTGGTGGGTGAACTGGGGCTACAAAGTGCCCATCGGGGAGCAAGAGCTGCTGCGGGAGAGCGAGTCCCCCCTGGCCACGGTGGCAGAGTGGCTTCGCCGCTCCTCCCGGCCCCTCCTGGAGAACAGCTCCAAGGTGCGATGCTTCTTGAAGCAGCACATCCCCGGCGTGGCCCTGGAGCGGCAGCGCTCCCTCAAGAAGTCCAAGAAGGAGAACGACGTCTCCCATGCGCTGCAGGAGGTGGCCCTGGCCCCGGAGAACCCCTCCAAGTCCATTCTCAAGCGGCCCAAGGGCATCCTGAAGAAGAGAAACTCCTGCGAGCAGAAGgtgcccagccccggcccctcgTCGGCAGTGCCCGTAGGAGAGGCAAGGGGTGAGGATGGCGAGGTGGCCGCTGCGGGTCTCCCCCGGATCCTGTCCTCCGGGATGCTGCCTTGCAACACGGGCGTTGGAGCGGTGCCCACGGCTGCGCCCAAGAAGGGAATACTGAAAAAGCCCTCGACGAGGGAGTCGGGATATTACTCATCCCTGGAGTGCTGCGAGTCTGGGGATGTTCTGGATGCGGGGAGCTTGGACCTTGATGGGAGCGTGTTTGCTGACAACCCCTCCCCGGAGCAGGGCCCCCAGGGTCTCCCTGCTCGTCGGAAAGGCATCCTCAAGCACAACGGCAAGTACTCCTCTAGCAGCACCGAGCCAGAGAGTCCCTCCGGGCAGGGCTTCGGGGGCTTCGGTGAGGtgcccctgccccaggctccCCGTGCCCGCCCGTCCAGCGCCGTGAGCGAGGACAGCATCCTCTCCACGGAGTCTTTCGACCAGCTCGACCTGCCCACCCGCGTCCCCCACGGCAGCGGGGGCATGCGGGGTTGCATCTCTGCCGACAGCCTCCTCcggctggaagaggaggaggagatagaGGAAGGGCGCAGGCTGCGCCGCTGGACTGTGACCCATTGCCGGAGTCCCCTGCAAGAAAGCAGCTTGTCCCTGGCGGGCTGTGACAATGTCACAGAGGTTTACCGGCGTGCCGTGGCCATCAGCATGAAGTTGAGCTGA